A part of Setaria viridis chromosome 8, Setaria_viridis_v4.0, whole genome shotgun sequence genomic DNA contains:
- the LOC117834375 gene encoding putative cyclin-dependent kinase F-2 has product MAPVGKRLPSLTEGELLAARLRRRRRVLRALPAAPKSASAPCAAALARLDSYKRLRTIGEGAFGAVSKARDSRTGEVVAIKCLREKGGGGEAAALLREAALLAACAANPAVVAFREVARGGSGPEDLHLVMEFVGRSLYDVISERRRLNLPFSESETRRAMAQLLAGVGTMHAHGIVHRDLKPGNVLVGERDGRLKICDLGLARSVAAPPPLDAELEGTPGYMAPEVLLCEKGCGKPVDVWALGCIMAELVAGQSLFPEDDLCKQLVNIIDLLGIPDDVSLMPLGITAAAPSKLRDKVPEEQLSAAGFDVLRGLLQYHPKDRLTAAAALQMPWFG; this is encoded by the coding sequence ATGGCGCCTGTCGGAAAGCGCCTTCCCTCCCTCACGGAGGGCGAGCTCCTTGCCGCACGcctgcgccgtcgtcgtcgcgtgCTCCGCGCGCTCCCGGCCGCGCCCAAATCGGCGAGCGCACCCTGCGCCGCCGCACTCGCGAGATTAGATTCGTACAAGCGCCTGAGGACGATCGGGGAGGGGGCGTTCGGCGCCGTCTCGAAGGCGCGCGACAGCCGCACCGGCGAGGTGGTGGCCATCAAGTGCCTGCGCGAgaagggaggcggcggggaggcggcggcgctcctgcGGGAGGCCGCGCTGCTCGCGGCGTGCGCCGCCAACCCCGCCGTGGTGGCGTTCCGGGAGGTGGCCCGCGGCGGATCGGGGCCGGAGGACCTCCACCTCGTCATGGAATTCGTCGGCCGGAGCCTCTACGACGTCATcagcgagcgccgccgcctcaacCTCCCGTTCAGCGAGTCGGAGACGCGACGCGCCATGGCGCAGCTGCTGGCCGGCGTGGGGACGATGCACGCCCACGGCATCGTGCACCGCGACCTCAAGCCCGGGAACGTGCTCGTCGGAGAGCGCGACGGCCGGCTCAAGATCTGCGATCTCGGCCTCGCCAGGTCCgtcgccgcaccgccgccgctggacgCGGAGCTCGAAGGCACGCCCGGATACATGGCGCCGGAGGTGCTCCTCTGCGAGAAGGGCTGTGGAAAGCCCGTCGACGTTTGGGCGCTGGGGTGCATTATGGCCGAGCTCGTCGCCGGGCAGTCGCTCTTCCCAGAAGACGACTTGTGCAAGCAGCTGGTGAATATCATCGACCTCCTAGGGATCCCCGACGATGTGTCGTTGATGCCACTGGgcatcacggcggcggcgccgagcaaGCTGCGGGACAAGGTGCCAGAGGAGCAGCTGTCGGCGGCGGGCTTCGATGTCCTTCGCGGACTGTTGCAGTACCACCCCAAGGACAGGCTCACCGCCGCAGCGGCGCTGCAGATGCCGTGGTTCGGATGA